The genomic interval CTATTATATCAGCAGTAAATTCATATAATAATGTTCAGAAAAGTATAGAGGATAAAGAGTTGGCAGACTTAAATTATAATGTAGCTAAAAAGAAGTTTAGACAAAAGGAATTAGAAGTTGAAGTTGGAAGTGCTACAGACACCGACTTATTAAAAGCAATGTCTGAACTAGAAAAAGCAGAAAGTATTAAACTAAAAACAGAGTATAAATATAGTGTTTCAGTAGAAACATTAAAAATGTTAATTGAAAAGTAGGGGTTTGTTATGAAAAAGTATATATTAGTTTTTTTATTAATTTTTCTTTTTACAGCTTGTAAAAAGGAAGCAAAGGAAGAAATGATAAGAGCAGTAAAAATTCAAGAAATAAATTCAATGCAAGATGAAAATTTCAATGTTGAATTTCCTGCACAAATTTCTCCTAGTCAGAAAACAGTTTTAGCATTTAAATATGCAGGAAAAATAAAAAGTATAAATTTTGAAAGTGGAGATTTTGTAAAAAAGGGGCAAGTGATTGCTGTAATTGATGATACAGATTATAAAGTCAATTTAGATGCATTCTCTAAAAAATATGAGGCTGCAAAAGCTGTAGCACAAAATGCTGAACAACAATTTGCTAGGGCAGAAACATTATATAGAGGAGATGCTTTAGCTAAAAAAGATTATGATAATGCACTTATGCAAAGAAATGTAGCCATTTCAACTTTTAAAGAAGCTAGTGCAGGACTTCAAAATGCTAGAAATACTTTAAATGATACAAAAATAGTAGCTCCTTATGATGGATACATAGATAAAAAAGTGGTTGATGTAGGAACTGTTGTCCCAGAAGGAGGTCCTGTTGTATCTTTTATTTCAAATGAAATAACTGATATTTCTGTAAATGCTTCAGTAAGGGATATAGAGTATATTAAAAATGCTGAAAATATTAGTTTTAAGGATAGTACATCAGATAAGACATATAGTCTAAAAATAAAAAGTATTGCTCAAAATCCTGATTCTATCAATTTAACTTATCCTGTGATATTTACTTTTTCAGAACTTAGTGAAAACGATAAGTTCTTATCAGGACAAACAGGAACTGTAACTATAGCTGTTAAAAATAAAGGAAAAGAGGAAATCTTAATTCCTATAAATGCCGTTTTTGAAGATAAGGGTTCAAATGTATATTTATTCAAAGATGGAAAAGCTGTTAAGACCCCAATAGAACTTGGTGAATTGAGAGAAACAGATAAAATAAGTGTAGTAAAAGGATTAAAAACAGGGGATAAAGTTATAGTTGCAGGTGTAAGTAAGTTAGCAGATGGAGATAAAGTAAAACTTTTGGGAGGCAATAAATGAAAATTATAGAATATTCTATAAAAAATAGAATAGTTGTACTCTTTGCAACACTAGTTTTGACTCTTGCAGGAGTTATTTCATATTTTCGTTTAGGAAAACTTGAAGATCCTGAATTTAAGGTTAAAGAAGCGATTGTTGTTACTCTATATCCTGGTGCTTCTCCTGAAAGTGTTGAGCAAGAGGTTACAGATAAGATAGAAATGGCATTGAGAAAAATACCCAATGCAGATGTTGATAGTGTGTCAAAGGCTAGTTATTCAGAAGTACATATAAAGATAGATGAAAGCACTCCAAGTGATAAAGTCGATCAAGAATGGGATGTGGTTAGAAAAAAGATAAATGATGTAAAAACTAGTCTACCTTTAGGAGCTTTACCACCAGTAGTTCTTGATGACTATGGAGATGTCTATGGAATGTTTTTTGCAATAACAAGTGAAGGTTTTTCTAAAGAAGAACTTTACAATTATGCAAAAGAAATTAGAAAAGAGCTAGAAAAAACAGATGGAGTAGCAAAGACAACTTTATTTGGTAATAGTGATACAGTTATAGAAGTTTTAGTAGATAGAGATAAAATAGCAAGTCTTGGTATAAATGAAAAAATGATAGCTTTAGCATTTACAGGACAAAATATACCAGCCTATGCTAATTCAGTCTTACATGGAGATAAAAATCTTAGATTTGATATTGACCAAAGTTTTGAATCAATAGAAGACATAGAAAATTTAGTTATTTATTCTACTCCAGCAGTATTAAATATTCAGAAGCCAACAACAGTCTTGTTAAAAGATATAGCTGAAGTTAAAAGAACAGAAGTTAAACCTTATACTACTAAAATGAGATATAATGGTAAAGAATCTATTGGACTTATGTTATCACCTGTTAGTGGAACAAATGTGGTTGAAACAGGAAAAGAAATAAGTAAAAAAATAGAACTTTTAAAAGAGGACTTACCTCATGGTATAGAAATAGAGAAAGTATATTATCAACCTGAACTTGTATCAACAGCAATAAATCAATTTATAATAAATTTAATTGAATCGGTAGTAGTTGTTGTAGGAGTACTTTTAATCACTATGGGAATAAAAAGTGGTTTAATAATAGGAAGTGGACTGATACTTTCAATATTAGGAACTCTAATTGCCATGTTAGGTATGAAGATAGATTTACAAAGAGTTTCTTTAGGAGCTTTTATAATAGCAATGGGAATGCTTGTTGATAACTCAATAGTTGTGGTTGATGGAGTTTTAGATTCTCTTGATAATGGAGATAATAAATACACAGCTTTAACTAAGCCAACATCAAAGACAGCTATTCCATTATTGGGAGCAACCTTTATAGCAGTGATTGCATTTTTACCTATGTATATGATGCCAACAACAGCTGGAGAATATATCAAAAGTTTGTTCTGGGTAGTTGCTATTTCTTTGGGCTTGAGCTGGATAATATCACTTACACAAACAACAGTATTTTGTGATATATATTTAAGTGAAAATAATATTAAGGGTGGAGATAACAAAGGAAAATTATTTCATAATAAGTTTGTAGTCATACTTGAAAAAATATTAATCTATAAAAAACTTTCAATGATTGTTTTACTTGGAGCATTTTTTCTTTCACTTTTATTATTTATAAAAGTTCCATTGTCATTTTTCCCAGATTCAGATAAAAAAGGTTTTGTAATTAATCTTTGGAATCCTGAAGGAACAGATATTGAATACACCAATAAAATTAATCAAGTAGTTGAAAGTGAAGTTTTAAAACAAGAAGGAGTATTATCAGTAACTTCTGCAATAGGAGGTTCTCCATCAAGATATTATATTTCTTCTATTCCTGAACTGCCTAATACAGCCTTATCTCAACTGATAATTTCAGTAGAGAAATTAGAAGATATTAATAAGATTGGACAAGATGTAAAAGACTTTGTAGATAATAATTTTCCTGATACTCGTGTTGAAATAAGAAAATATACTAATGGTATTCCTACAAGATACCCTATACAACTTAGAATTGTTGGAGAGGATTCAAATATATTAAGAGAATATTCTAAGAAATTTGAAAATATTTTAAGGAATATTGATGGAGCAGAAAATGTTCAAACAGATTGGAAAGAAAAACAATTAGTTATAAAACCTGAGATTGATAAGGTAAAAGAAAGAGAAAGTCTTGTGACAGCACTAGATATTGCAACTTCATTGAATAGAACTACTAATGGAATAAAAATAGGTACATTTAAAGACGGAGAAGAAAACATACCTGTCTTATTTAAAGAAAAAAATGATGGTAGAGAATTTAACATCAATAATTTAGGTCAAGTTCCTGTATGGGGCTTAGGACCTAGGAGTATTCCATTTAGAGAATTAATAAAAAAAGAAAATCTTGTTTGGGAAAATCCTATTATAATAAGAAAAGATGGTTTTAGAGCAATTCAAGTACAAGCAGATGTAAAAAATGGCTACAGAGTTGAAGCTGTTAGAAAAGAATTCGCTAAAGCTATAAAAGAAAGTAAAATAGAACTACCAAAAGGATATAAATTAGAGTGGAGTGGAGAATTTTATGAACAAGAAAAAAATACAGAAGAAATTATATCCTATATTCCATTACAATTGATAATAATGTTTATGACCTGTGTACTTCTATTTGGAAATTTAAGAGATCCATTTATAATTTTTGGAGTTTTGCCTTTATCCTTTATAGGTATACTTCCAGGACTTTTTATAACAGGAAGAACATTTGGTTTTATGGCAATTATTGGAACTATAAGTTTAAGTGGTATGATGATAAAAAGTGGTATTGTTTTAATAGACCAGATAAGGTATGAAATTTATACTTTAAATAAGGAACCATTTCAAGCTATTATAGATTCAAGTGCAAGTAGAATAAGAGCTGTTATACTTGCAG from Fusobacterium pseudoperiodonticum carries:
- a CDS encoding efflux RND transporter periplasmic adaptor subunit, coding for MKKYILVFLLIFLFTACKKEAKEEMIRAVKIQEINSMQDENFNVEFPAQISPSQKTVLAFKYAGKIKSINFESGDFVKKGQVIAVIDDTDYKVNLDAFSKKYEAAKAVAQNAEQQFARAETLYRGDALAKKDYDNALMQRNVAISTFKEASAGLQNARNTLNDTKIVAPYDGYIDKKVVDVGTVVPEGGPVVSFISNEITDISVNASVRDIEYIKNAENISFKDSTSDKTYSLKIKSIAQNPDSINLTYPVIFTFSELSENDKFLSGQTGTVTIAVKNKGKEEILIPINAVFEDKGSNVYLFKDGKAVKTPIELGELRETDKISVVKGLKTGDKVIVAGVSKLADGDKVKLLGGNK
- a CDS encoding efflux RND transporter permease subunit; this encodes MKIIEYSIKNRIVVLFATLVLTLAGVISYFRLGKLEDPEFKVKEAIVVTLYPGASPESVEQEVTDKIEMALRKIPNADVDSVSKASYSEVHIKIDESTPSDKVDQEWDVVRKKINDVKTSLPLGALPPVVLDDYGDVYGMFFAITSEGFSKEELYNYAKEIRKELEKTDGVAKTTLFGNSDTVIEVLVDRDKIASLGINEKMIALAFTGQNIPAYANSVLHGDKNLRFDIDQSFESIEDIENLVIYSTPAVLNIQKPTTVLLKDIAEVKRTEVKPYTTKMRYNGKESIGLMLSPVSGTNVVETGKEISKKIELLKEDLPHGIEIEKVYYQPELVSTAINQFIINLIESVVVVVGVLLITMGIKSGLIIGSGLILSILGTLIAMLGMKIDLQRVSLGAFIIAMGMLVDNSIVVVDGVLDSLDNGDNKYTALTKPTSKTAIPLLGATFIAVIAFLPMYMMPTTAGEYIKSLFWVVAISLGLSWIISLTQTTVFCDIYLSENNIKGGDNKGKLFHNKFVVILEKILIYKKLSMIVLLGAFFLSLLLFIKVPLSFFPDSDKKGFVINLWNPEGTDIEYTNKINQVVESEVLKQEGVLSVTSAIGGSPSRYYISSIPELPNTALSQLIISVEKLEDINKIGQDVKDFVDNNFPDTRVEIRKYTNGIPTRYPIQLRIVGEDSNILREYSKKFENILRNIDGAENVQTDWKEKQLVIKPEIDKVKERESLVTALDIATSLNRTTNGIKIGTFKDGEENIPVLFKEKNDGREFNINNLGQVPVWGLGPRSIPFRELIKKENLVWENPIIIRKDGFRAIQVQADVKNGYRVEAVRKEFAKAIKESKIELPKGYKLEWSGEFYEQEKNTEEIISYIPLQLIIMFMTCVLLFGNLRDPFIIFGVLPLSFIGILPGLFITGRTFGFMAIIGTISLSGMMIKSGIVLIDQIRYEIYTLNKEPFQAIIDSSASRIRAVILAAGTTVLGMIPLMFDPLFSDMAITIVFGLTVATLLILFVVPLLYSIFYKIDKPKEN